In Streptomyces rapamycinicus NRRL 5491, the genomic stretch CGCCGGGGCCAAGGACGGCTGCTCCCAGGGCGAGTGCGGGGCCTGCTCGGTTCAGGTCGACGGGCGGCTCGTCGCCTCCTGCCTGGTGCCCGCCGCCACCGCCGCGGGCAGCGAGGTCCGTACCGTCGAGGGCCTCGCCACCGGCGGACAGCCCTCCGACGTCCAGCGCGCGCTCGCCCAGTGCGGGGCCGTGCAGTGCGGCTTCTGCGTGCCCGGGCTCGCGATGACCGTGCACGACCTCCTCGAGGGCAACCACGCCCCGACCGACCAGGAGACCCGCCAGGCGATCTCCGGCAACCTCTGCCGCTGCTCCGGCTACCGCGGGGTCCTCGACGCCGTCCGCGAGGTCGTCGCGGGCCGTGAGGCCGCCGACGAGGCGGGGGCCGAGGCGGACGAGGGACACGACGCCCACCAGGACCCGGCCCGCATCCCGCACCAGACGGGACCGCACGGCGTCACGGGCAACGGGAGCGTCAACGGAAGCGGTAGCGGTAGCGGAAGGGCATCGGCATGACCGGAATCGCGGACGGCGCGGGCGCCGTCACCGCCACCCCCGCCGCCGGAACACCCCTCAAAACCCCGTCCACCATGGGCCTCGGTGTGTCCCTGCCGCCCACCGACTCGGCCGCCAAGACCTCGGGCACCTTCCCGTACGCGGCCGACCTGTGGGCCGAGGGGCTGCTGTGGGCCGCCGTGCTGCGCGCCCCGCACCCGCACGCCCGCATCGTCTCCATCGACACCAAGCAGGCCGTCGACATGCCGGGCGTACGGGCCGTGGTGACCCACACGGACGTGCCCGGCGACGCCTCGCACGGCCGCCGGGTCGCCGACCGTCCGGTGTTCGCCAAGGACCTGGTCCGCCACCACGGCGAGCCCATCGCCGCGGTCGCCGCCGACCACCCCGACACGGCCCGGCTGGCCGCCGCCGCCATCGCCGTCGAGTACGAGGTGCTGGAGCCGGTCACCGACCCCGAGCAGGCGTTCTCCGCCGAGCCGCTGCACCCCGACGGCAACCTGGTCCGCCACATCCCGCTGGCCTTCGGCGACCCGGACGTGGTCGGCGAGGTCATCGTCGAGGGGCTGTACCGCATCGGCCGCCAGGACCCGGCGCCCATCGGCGCCGAGGCGGGCCTGGCCGTGCCGCGCCCCGACGGCGGGGTGGAGATCTACACCGCCTCCACCGATCCGCACGCCGACCGCGACCTGGCCGCCGCCTGCTTCGGTCTTGAGCCGGAGCGGGTGAAGGTCGTCGTCACCGGCGTCCCCGGCGCCATGGGCGAGCGCGAGGACCCGGGGATGCAGCTGCCGCTCGGGCTGCTGGCGCTGCGCACCGGCCATCCGGTGAAGCTGGCCGCGACCCGTGAGGAGTCCTTCCTCGGCCACGCCCACCGCCACCCCACCCTGCTGCGCTACCGCCACCACGCGGACTCCCAGGGCAAGCTGGTCAAGGTCGAGGCGCAGATCCTGCTGGACGCGGGCGCCTACGCCGACTCCTCCGCGGACACGCTGGCCGCCGCCGTCTCCTTCGCCTGCGGCCCCTATGTCGTTCCGCACGCCTTCATCGAGGGCTGGGCGGTGCGCACCAACAACCCGCCCTCCGGCCATGTGCGCGGCGAGGGCGCGATGCAGGTGTGCGCCGCGTACGAGGGCCAGATGGACAAGCTGGCGGCCAAGCTGGGCCTCGACCCGGTCGAGATCCGGATGCGCAACGTGATGGCCACCGGCGATCTGCTGCCCACCGGACAGACCGTCACCTGCCCGGCCCCGGTCGCCGAACTGCTGCAGGCCGTAAGGGACGCACCGCTGCCCACCCTCCCCAAGGACGACCCCGAGGAGGAGTGGCTGCTGCCGGGCGGCCTGGAGGGCGCGGGTGATCCGGCCGCGGTGCGGCGCGGGGTCGGCTACGCCCTCGGCATGGTCCACATGCTCGGCGCCGAGGGGCGGGACGAGGTCTCCACCGCCACCGTCAAGGTCACCGGCCCGGTGGCCACCGTCATCTGCGCGGCCGTCGAGACCGGACAGGGCTTCACCACCCTGGCCCGCCAGATCGTCCAGGACGTCCTCGGTATCGAGGAGGTCCATGTGGCGCCCATCGACACCGACCAGCCCCCGGCCGGGCCCGCCTCGCGCGGCCGCCACACCTGGGTCTCGGGCGGTGCGGTCGAGCGGGCCGCGAAGATGGTCCGCACCCAGCTGCTGCAGCCGCTGGCGCACACGTTCGGCATGTCCACCGAGCTGCTCAGCATCGCCGACGGCAAGATCACCTCGTATGACGGGGTGCTCAGCACCACCGTCGAGGAGGCGCTGGAGGGCAAGGAGCTGTGGGCCACCGCGCAGTGCCGCCCGCACCCCACCGAGCCGCTGGACGAGACCGGCCAGGGTGACGCCTTCGTGGGGCTCGCCTACTGCGCGGTGCGCGCCGTGGTGGACGTCGACATCGAGATCGGCGCGGTACGGGTCGTCGACATGACGGTGGCCCAGGACGTGGGCCGGGTCCTCAACCCGCGTCAGCTCAAGGCCCGTATCGAGGCGGGCGTCGCCCAGGGCATCGGCGCGGCCCTCACCGAGAACCTGCGCACCTCACGCGGTGTGGTCCGGCACCCCGACCTGACCGGCTACGCCCTGCCGACCGCCCTGGACATCCCCGACGTCCGCATCGTCAAGCTGGTCGAGGAGCGGGACGTGGTGGCCCCCTTCGGCGCCAAGGCGGCCAGCGCGGTGCCGGTGGTCACCACCCCGGCCGCGGTGGCGGCGGCGGTCCGCGCGGCCACCGGCCGTCCGGTCAACCGCCTCCCGATCCGCCCCCAGGCGGCGGTGGTC encodes the following:
- a CDS encoding xanthine dehydrogenase family protein molybdopterin-binding subunit, translated to MTGIADGAGAVTATPAAGTPLKTPSTMGLGVSLPPTDSAAKTSGTFPYAADLWAEGLLWAAVLRAPHPHARIVSIDTKQAVDMPGVRAVVTHTDVPGDASHGRRVADRPVFAKDLVRHHGEPIAAVAADHPDTARLAAAAIAVEYEVLEPVTDPEQAFSAEPLHPDGNLVRHIPLAFGDPDVVGEVIVEGLYRIGRQDPAPIGAEAGLAVPRPDGGVEIYTASTDPHADRDLAAACFGLEPERVKVVVTGVPGAMGEREDPGMQLPLGLLALRTGHPVKLAATREESFLGHAHRHPTLLRYRHHADSQGKLVKVEAQILLDAGAYADSSADTLAAAVSFACGPYVVPHAFIEGWAVRTNNPPSGHVRGEGAMQVCAAYEGQMDKLAAKLGLDPVEIRMRNVMATGDLLPTGQTVTCPAPVAELLQAVRDAPLPTLPKDDPEEEWLLPGGLEGAGDPAAVRRGVGYALGMVHMLGAEGRDEVSTATVKVTGPVATVICAAVETGQGFTTLARQIVQDVLGIEEVHVAPIDTDQPPAGPASRGRHTWVSGGAVERAAKMVRTQLLQPLAHTFGMSTELLSIADGKITSYDGVLSTTVEEALEGKELWATAQCRPHPTEPLDETGQGDAFVGLAYCAVRAVVDVDIEIGAVRVVDMTVAQDVGRVLNPRQLKARIEAGVAQGIGAALTENLRTSRGVVRHPDLTGYALPTALDIPDVRIVKLVEERDVVAPFGAKAASAVPVVTTPAAVAAAVRAATGRPVNRLPIRPQAAVVNRG